GGCCAGAGCGGCGATAACGCCGCCGGTCTGCCTCAGGACTACGGGGAACTGACGCTTCCCGCCGGCGGTGCCGACATCGAACACGCCGAGAAACCGGCCGCCGTCACCCCTCCCGCCGGACGCGATGACCGCCGGACGGATACCACCGGCCGCACCACGCAGGTCGAGCACCGCGACACCGACGTGCCCGGGCAGCAGCAACGTCAAAGGACGGACACCCCGAGCACGAACACCCCGAGCACGAACACCAACGTGCCCGGTCAGCAGCGACCCGGCATCGGCCAGGACGACACGACCCGGACCACCGGCCTCACCCCGGTCGCGCACACCGACCCCGGCGATGGCACGACCCGGCCCCGCCCGCTCAACCCCGGTTTCGGCCGGGACGGCGGATCCGGTGACATCAACGCCCGACTCGGTCCGAACGTGCCGGTGATCGACGGCCCGGGCGGGACGGGCCGGTTCGGGACCCCCGGCGGCGAGCCCGGTGGCGGCCGCAGCGGCAGCGACCCCGGGCGCGGTGGGGCCGGTAGCGGACGCGGCAGCGAACCCGGCGGCCGGAGCGGCGTCGGACGGTTCGGCGAACCCGGCGTGGCGCGGCCAGGCGCCGCCGGCGCGGCCGGGAAACCCGGTGCCGGTGCCATGGGCGGCCCCCTGGGGCGTGGCGGCGAGAAAGAAGAGGACAAGGAGCACAAGCGGCTCGACATCCTCCAGGAACTCGATCCCGACGAGCTGTTCGGCGGATTCCCGGACGGCATGAAGCCGGTGCCGCCGACCATCGGTGCGTGATGGTCGTTCGGCAGGAAACCGTCCTGAACGCGGGGAGCGTGCACTGGGCGGCCGAACGGCTGGGGCTGACGCTGCCGTCCGTGCTCGCTCCGGAGCCGGTGTGGCGGAGTCCGGACGCCGAAGCCGCCCGGGTCGAAGCCGCGCGGGAAGAACTGGCCGTGGAGGGTTTCCTCGATCGGGACGAGCCCGGTGAGGACCTCGAGGACAGCCTGCGGCTGCTCTGCCGCGCTCCGGCCGAGGTGTCGGCCTACGTGCAGAGCGAGGAGCTGACCTACCGGCTGCACGCCGCCGCCGGGCGGCGGTCCGGGGCGTTCGCATGCTACCTGCCCCACGAAAGCCGGATCCTGCTTCGGCCCGCCCGCCTCGAGGCGCTGGCCAGGGTGGTCGTCCGCGAGCTGCCCGATCACCCGCCCGCGCGGTCCGTCTCCTACTCGGTGCCGGTCACGGAGCTGACCGCCGGCGAACCCCATGGGGACGCCG
This window of the Amycolatopsis balhimycina FH 1894 genome carries:
- a CDS encoding ESX secretion-associated protein EspG, with the protein product MVVRQETVLNAGSVHWAAERLGLTLPSVLAPEPVWRSPDAEAARVEAAREELAVEGFLDRDEPGEDLEDSLRLLCRAPAEVSAYVQSEELTYRLHAAAGRRSGAFACYLPHESRILLRPARLEALARVVVRELPDHPPARSVSYSVPVTELTAGEPHGDAARVAAIFTQPRYAGGQIFAAVRDHRGHRRSEPVTFVDTDQGRRLSHLSADGRFVITVGGSDGALVAKLDELRHGLT